The Octadecabacter arcticus 238 genome contains a region encoding:
- a CDS encoding Bax inhibitor-1/YccA family protein produces MADYRTPQMGATVGVHTAEIDEGLRAHMNKVYGLMSFGLLMTFLAAWAIGTMTVSAVPTQYAIGSNQYLTDLGATLYLSPLKWVVMFLPLVLVFVFSAMINRMSAAAAQTFFYVFATAMGVSISWIFVAFTGASIAQVFLITSIAFGGLSLWGYTTKRDISGWGGFLIMGVIGLIVASVVNIWLQSDVIGWAVSIIGLLIFAGLTAYDTQRIKTDYIAHAEHGDQEWMDKSAIMGSLSLYINFINMFMFLLQLMGNRE; encoded by the coding sequence ATGGCTGACTACAGAACCCCGCAAATGGGCGCCACCGTTGGCGTTCACACGGCGGAAATCGATGAGGGACTGCGCGCCCATATGAATAAGGTCTACGGGCTGATGTCATTTGGTCTGCTTATGACGTTCTTGGCGGCATGGGCGATTGGCACGATGACTGTGTCCGCCGTGCCAACACAATACGCAATTGGCTCGAACCAATACCTGACTGATTTGGGCGCAACGCTGTATCTCAGCCCGCTCAAGTGGGTGGTTATGTTCTTGCCACTGGTTTTAGTGTTCGTGTTTAGCGCGATGATCAACCGCATGTCAGCCGCCGCTGCACAGACGTTCTTTTATGTGTTTGCGACAGCCATGGGCGTGTCGATCTCTTGGATCTTTGTGGCGTTTACCGGTGCATCTATCGCGCAGGTCTTTTTGATCACATCAATCGCTTTCGGCGGTCTGTCGCTTTGGGGATATACCACCAAGCGCGACATTTCCGGCTGGGGTGGCTTTTTGATCATGGGCGTTATTGGCCTGATCGTTGCGTCTGTCGTCAACATCTGGTTGCAGTCCGACGTCATCGGCTGGGCTGTATCGATCATTGGCTTGCTGATTTTTGCGGGTCTGACAGCTTACGACACACAGCGGATCAAGACCGACTACATCGCGCACGCAGAGCACGGCGATCAAGAATGGATGGATAAGTCTGCGATCATGGGCTCGTTGAGCTTGTATATCAATTTCATCAACATGTTTATGTTCTTGCTGCAACTTATGGGCAACCGCGAATAA
- the tnpC gene encoding IS66 family transposase, producing the protein MDQVTALEQLLATALRRIAELEAALASMAQENADLRRQLAKNSSNSSKPPSSDGLKKPVPRSLRGKSGKKSGGQVGHRGDTLRQTATPDFVERHEAEACGTCQHGLTAGMIKAVERRQVYDIPVPRLEVTEHQAAIYCCGHCRATTTATFPDGVNAHVQYGKRIRAAAVYCNVQQLIPEDRVCQLLRDLFGATSLCAASVTNWVNGTARTLGGVVEHILARLNEGGVRHLDETGLRVAGKLHWLHSISDLAFTHYRISAKRGAVPSFLTGGTIVHDHWKSYYAHMSGVDAHALCGAHHLRELKAIEEIEKEPWACAMSVLLNSANQLKCAAQGRGETELPTSVHHGILTKYMAILTEGLAFHERQDPLARRTGARGRKARRPGHNLLVRLRDYRDDVLRFLTDFTVPFTNNQAERDLRMMKLRMKISGTFRTLEGAQVFADIRSVISTVRKHGGNILETLTLSPQQIIARL; encoded by the coding sequence ATGGACCAAGTTACTGCTCTTGAACAACTCCTCGCCACGGCTCTGCGCAGGATCGCCGAGTTGGAAGCCGCGTTGGCGAGCATGGCGCAAGAGAATGCGGATCTGCGGCGTCAGTTGGCCAAGAACAGCAGTAATAGCAGCAAGCCGCCTTCGAGTGATGGGTTGAAGAAGCCGGTACCGCGTAGCCTGCGTGGTAAGTCCGGTAAGAAAAGTGGTGGCCAAGTTGGCCACCGAGGCGACACCCTACGTCAGACAGCAACGCCTGACTTTGTGGAGCGACATGAGGCTGAGGCCTGTGGCACCTGTCAGCATGGCTTGACGGCTGGGATGATCAAGGCGGTGGAGAGGCGTCAGGTTTATGACATACCGGTGCCGCGTCTGGAGGTCACAGAGCATCAGGCAGCGATTTATTGTTGTGGCCATTGCCGAGCCACGACGACAGCCACCTTTCCCGATGGCGTGAATGCACACGTGCAATACGGTAAGCGCATTCGGGCGGCGGCGGTCTACTGCAATGTTCAGCAGCTGATCCCCGAGGATCGGGTCTGCCAACTCCTGCGTGATTTGTTTGGTGCCACCAGCCTATGCGCGGCCAGCGTGACCAACTGGGTGAACGGCACAGCGCGTACCTTGGGTGGCGTCGTCGAACACATTCTGGCCCGGCTCAATGAAGGCGGCGTTCGGCATCTGGATGAGACCGGACTTCGTGTTGCTGGTAAGCTGCACTGGCTGCACTCAATCAGCGATCTCGCCTTCACGCATTATCGCATCAGCGCCAAGCGCGGTGCTGTTCCATCCTTCCTGACCGGCGGGACAATTGTTCATGACCACTGGAAGTCCTATTACGCCCATATGAGTGGGGTGGACGCGCACGCCCTGTGCGGGGCGCATCATTTACGGGAACTCAAGGCCATCGAAGAAATCGAAAAGGAGCCGTGGGCGTGCGCGATGAGCGTGCTGCTCAACAGCGCCAATCAGCTCAAGTGCGCGGCTCAGGGGCGAGGCGAGACCGAACTCCCCACGTCGGTTCACCACGGCATCCTCACCAAATACATGGCGATCCTCACCGAGGGCCTCGCCTTCCATGAGCGACAAGACCCACTGGCTAGACGCACTGGTGCGCGAGGCCGAAAAGCCAGGCGGCCAGGCCATAACCTTCTGGTCCGCTTGCGCGACTACCGTGATGACGTCCTAAGGTTCCTTACGGACTTCACAGTTCCCTTCACCAACAATCAGGCCGAACGGGACCTGCGCATGATGAAGTTGCGCATGAAAATCTCGGGAACTTTCCGCACCCTCGAGGGCGCGCAGGTCTTCGCTGACATCAGATCCGTCATCTCGACGGTCAGAAAACACGGGGGCAATATCCTCGAAACACTCACCCTATCACCACAACAGATCATCGCTCGGCTCTAA
- the mgrA gene encoding L-glyceraldehyde 3-phosphate reductase codes for MTYTPAADRYDQMIYRRCGNSGLKLPAVSFGLWHNFGESTPHDIKRDMCRTAFDHGITHFDLANNYGPPAGSAEEAFGEVLSTDFKGYRDELIISSKAGYDMWAGPYGEWGSRKYMIASCDQSLKRLGVDYVDIFYSHRFDPETPLEETMGALDHIVRSGRALYAGISSYNSERTREAVAILKDLGTPCLIHQPSYNMLNRWIERDGLKDTLKEAGVGSIAFTPLAQGLLSNKYLGGIPDGSRATKGSSLDAGVITDKMVAALQGLNAIAQTRGQSLAQMAISWVLRNDGSNGAAITTALIGASNPAQIVDCAGAAQNLEFTPSELTEIDKFANDKGLNLWANSSEGV; via the coding sequence ATGACCTACACCCCCGCCGCTGACCGCTACGACCAGATGATTTACCGCCGTTGTGGTAATTCTGGCCTGAAATTGCCCGCCGTGTCCTTTGGCTTGTGGCACAATTTCGGTGAGTCGACGCCGCATGACATCAAACGCGACATGTGTCGTACCGCGTTCGATCACGGCATTACGCATTTTGATTTGGCGAACAATTACGGCCCCCCAGCGGGCAGCGCTGAGGAAGCGTTTGGTGAGGTTTTGTCCACCGATTTCAAGGGCTATCGCGACGAGCTTATCATCAGTTCCAAGGCGGGCTACGACATGTGGGCTGGGCCCTACGGCGAATGGGGCAGCCGTAAATATATGATCGCGTCGTGCGATCAATCGCTCAAACGGCTCGGTGTGGATTACGTCGATATCTTTTATTCGCACCGCTTTGACCCCGAGACGCCGCTGGAAGAAACCATGGGTGCGCTGGATCATATCGTGCGATCTGGCCGCGCACTTTATGCCGGTATTTCATCGTATAATTCTGAACGCACCCGCGAGGCTGTGGCGATCCTCAAAGACCTCGGCACGCCGTGTCTGATCCATCAACCAAGCTATAATATGCTTAACCGTTGGATCGAACGTGACGGATTAAAGGACACGCTGAAAGAAGCCGGGGTCGGGTCCATCGCCTTCACGCCCTTGGCGCAAGGATTGCTCAGCAATAAGTACCTTGGCGGCATTCCCGACGGCAGCCGCGCCACGAAGGGCAGCTCACTGGATGCGGGCGTCATCACAGATAAGATGGTCGCGGCGTTGCAAGGGCTGAATGCCATTGCACAAACCCGTGGCCAAAGCTTGGCGCAAATGGCGATATCATGGGTTTTGCGCAACGACGGATCGAACGGTGCGGCCATCACCACAGCGCTGATTGGCGCGTCAAATCCGGCCCAGATTGTGGACTGTGCGGGTGCTGCCCAAAACCTTGAATTCACCCCGTCAGAGCTGACCGAAATCGACAAATTTGCCAACGACAAGGGCCTGAACCTCTGGGCGAATTCATCCGAAGGCGTTTAA
- the rpmG gene encoding 50S ribosomal protein L33, with amino-acid sequence MAKPTTIKIRLNSTAGTGHFYVAKKNARTMTEKMVVNKYDPVVRKHVEYKEGKIK; translated from the coding sequence ATGGCGAAGCCAACCACGATCAAAATCCGCCTGAACTCCACAGCAGGCACCGGCCACTTTTACGTGGCAAAGAAAAACGCACGCACGATGACGGAAAAGATGGTTGTTAACAAATATGACCCCGTTGTTCGTAAGCACGTCGAATACAAAGAAGGTAAGATCAAGTAA
- a CDS encoding helix-turn-helix domain-containing protein: MKHPVDVHVGKRIRHRRWVSGTTQQHLADQVGIKFQQIQKYETGMNRVSASRLWDIAHALGVEVAFFFEGLEGNLIGKDIGGMPSDILTDKEALDLLRSYYAIPENQRRRLFDLARVLSEAA; the protein is encoded by the coding sequence ATGAAGCATCCAGTTGACGTTCATGTTGGAAAACGCATCCGCCACCGCCGTTGGGTCAGTGGCACAACACAGCAACATCTTGCTGATCAGGTTGGCATCAAGTTTCAGCAAATCCAAAAATATGAGACCGGCATGAACCGAGTCAGCGCGTCACGACTTTGGGACATTGCCCATGCATTGGGCGTTGAGGTTGCGTTCTTCTTTGAAGGTCTGGAAGGCAATCTTATTGGGAAAGACATTGGTGGTATGCCCAGCGATATCCTGACCGACAAAGAAGCCTTGGATTTGTTGCGGTCCTACTATGCAATTCCCGAAAATCAACGCCGTCGTCTGTTCGACCTTGCCCGTGTGCTGAGTGAAGCGGCGTAG
- a CDS encoding T6SS phospholipase effector Tle1-like catalytic domain-containing protein, with product MENGSVGSISKLSGKRDEVQFGRALGWGLTAIIENAYRNLVFFYEPGDEICIFGFSRGSFAARSLVGLIRSCGIPARERLADIPDAIKRYRSMDPTTHPNTDESHAYRLDFAPRVTTSDKERAWRKRMGHSVADVVALKIAYLGVWDTVSALGAPEFLPVSKWLNVQYRFHDAELSSMVLAARHAIAIDERRITFPSYPWSNMPELNEKYDSNLVPSHMQHWFPGNHGSVGGGGNQIGLSSISLNWVALGAVRAGLAIDWPQIDKVAYHFDVTDPLDNKFGPVGLSGALMNAISRDRRGPASVDEMSMAAVDRCFKAPDYRRNRTLARAYHQLHGMDDTQRENMRAARKWVDGGFTHLPDEVTRPREWL from the coding sequence TTGGAAAATGGCAGCGTAGGGTCAATAAGCAAACTGTCCGGAAAACGGGACGAAGTTCAGTTCGGGCGCGCGCTTGGCTGGGGTTTGACGGCGATCATTGAAAACGCCTATCGCAATCTGGTGTTTTTCTATGAACCGGGCGATGAAATTTGCATTTTTGGCTTTTCACGCGGGTCATTTGCGGCGCGATCTTTGGTCGGGCTGATCCGATCCTGCGGAATTCCTGCGCGTGAGCGTCTGGCGGATATTCCTGATGCGATCAAACGCTACCGCAGTATGGACCCGACGACGCACCCCAATACGGACGAAAGCCATGCCTATCGTTTGGATTTTGCGCCACGCGTAACGACGAGCGATAAGGAACGCGCGTGGCGTAAACGGATGGGCCATTCGGTGGCGGATGTCGTGGCGCTGAAGATCGCCTATCTTGGGGTCTGGGACACGGTGTCCGCGCTTGGCGCGCCGGAATTTCTTCCGGTTTCCAAGTGGCTGAACGTGCAATACCGTTTCCATGACGCTGAGTTGTCGTCGATGGTTTTGGCGGCGCGCCACGCCATCGCCATTGATGAACGCCGGATCACATTCCCTAGCTATCCGTGGTCTAACATGCCGGAATTGAACGAAAAATATGACAGCAATCTGGTGCCGAGCCACATGCAGCACTGGTTCCCTGGTAACCATGGGTCGGTTGGTGGCGGCGGCAACCAGATCGGCCTGAGTTCAATTTCGTTGAATTGGGTCGCGTTGGGGGCCGTGCGTGCAGGTTTGGCGATTGACTGGCCGCAGATCGACAAGGTGGCGTATCATTTTGATGTCACCGATCCGCTGGACAATAAGTTTGGGCCGGTGGGTCTGTCAGGGGCGTTGATGAACGCGATTTCAAGGGATCGCAGGGGGCCTGCGTCTGTCGATGAAATGTCGATGGCAGCCGTGGATCGATGTTTCAAAGCGCCGGATTATCGTCGAAACCGGACGTTGGCGCGGGCCTATCATCAATTGCATGGAATGGACGACACGCAGCGCGAAAATATGCGCGCGGCGCGAAAATGGGTCGACGGGGGCTTCACCCATCTGCCCGATGAGGTGACGCGCCCCCGAGAATGGCTTTAG
- a CDS encoding DUF1127 domain-containing protein has product MTFTLNPAHAQISRSRGTARLPFITTAFTVWTQRRALAKLDDARLKDLGISPQAATIEAARPFWDLPKRLCQ; this is encoded by the coding sequence ATGACATTTACCCTCAACCCCGCACACGCCCAAATTTCACGCAGCCGCGGCACCGCAAGATTGCCATTCATCACAACGGCTTTCACCGTGTGGACCCAGCGCCGCGCCTTGGCAAAGCTTGATGATGCGCGTCTCAAAGACCTCGGAATTTCGCCGCAGGCCGCCACGATTGAGGCCGCGCGCCCGTTCTGGGACCTCCCAAAGCGTCTGTGCCAATAA
- a CDS encoding GNAT family N-acetyltransferase — protein MFQIRATTKRDIAAVDALLAWAYPRLLKGDYPPSTIVMAVPLISRAQSALLACGTYYVVEEDGVVLGAGGWTVAPPGTGSITRGVGHIRHVVTDDRATRRGVARILLTRICADAESIGLRRLHCLSTLTAAPFYAAMGFETLGPVSVPLAAGIDFPVIEMERHL, from the coding sequence ATGTTTCAAATTCGCGCCACCACCAAGCGGGATATCGCCGCAGTAGATGCGCTTCTGGCGTGGGCTTATCCGCGCCTGCTGAAGGGGGACTACCCACCATCGACCATCGTGATGGCTGTGCCGTTGATAAGTCGCGCACAGTCCGCGCTGCTGGCCTGTGGGACCTACTATGTGGTGGAGGAGGATGGCGTCGTGCTTGGAGCGGGCGGTTGGACTGTAGCGCCACCAGGCACAGGCAGTATCACACGCGGTGTTGGCCATATTCGCCATGTTGTCACGGATGATCGTGCCACACGGCGTGGCGTGGCGCGCATATTGTTGACCCGTATTTGCGCTGACGCCGAAAGCATAGGCCTGCGCCGTCTTCACTGCCTTTCAACCCTGACTGCCGCGCCATTTTATGCGGCGATGGGCTTTGAGACGCTTGGACCCGTTAGCGTCCCTCTCGCGGCTGGAATCGATTTCCCCGTGATTGAAATGGAACGCCACCTTTAG
- a CDS encoding LysR family transcriptional regulator yields the protein MARNLDMTALRSFVMVADAGGVTKAAGLLNLTQSAVSMQLKRLEESLNLALLDRSARQISVTPEGEQLLSYARRMLALNDEALRRLTAENYEGEISLGVPHDIIYPYIPPVLRRFAADFPRMKIKLVSSPTKTLREMFGRGEIDAIVTTELHPGPGGESLVTLPLVWVGAVDGIAWRNRPLPVAFCKNCIFRSGVLKRLDQAQFDWQMVVESDLDNAVDAVVSADLAVHALIKGVYPRQTAPVPHDGALPDPGKTQIVLYMQAKDDPVQAALHDMIRHSYLSEWAGADVERRSA from the coding sequence ATGGCGAGAAATCTGGACATGACTGCGCTGCGCTCTTTTGTCATGGTCGCGGACGCGGGCGGTGTGACAAAGGCGGCGGGGCTGCTCAACCTGACGCAGTCGGCGGTGTCGATGCAGCTCAAACGGTTGGAAGAAAGCCTGAATTTAGCCCTGCTTGATCGATCTGCGCGCCAGATTTCGGTGACACCAGAGGGGGAACAATTGCTCAGTTATGCGCGGCGCATGTTAGCGCTGAACGATGAAGCGCTGCGGCGGTTGACGGCAGAAAACTACGAAGGCGAAATCAGCCTTGGCGTTCCGCACGACATCATTTATCCTTATATTCCGCCGGTTTTGCGCCGATTTGCTGCCGATTTCCCCCGTATGAAGATCAAGCTGGTGTCGTCGCCCACGAAAACCCTGCGCGAAATGTTCGGGCGCGGAGAGATTGATGCGATCGTGACGACCGAATTGCACCCCGGTCCGGGGGGCGAATCACTGGTGACACTGCCGCTGGTTTGGGTCGGCGCCGTGGACGGCATCGCATGGCGCAATCGCCCGCTGCCCGTCGCGTTCTGTAAGAACTGTATCTTTCGTTCCGGTGTGTTGAAACGGTTGGATCAAGCCCAGTTCGATTGGCAGATGGTGGTGGAATCCGATCTTGATAACGCGGTTGATGCGGTGGTGAGCGCGGATCTTGCGGTACACGCACTGATCAAAGGCGTGTACCCGCGCCAGACGGCTCCGGTGCCCCACGATGGCGCGCTGCCTGATCCCGGAAAAACCCAGATCGTGCTGTATATGCAGGCCAAAGATGACCCTGTTCAGGCCGCGCTGCATGACATGATCCGCCATTCTTACTTGTCGGAATGGGCCGGCGCGGACGTGGAACGACGCAGTGCCTGA
- a CDS encoding inositol monophosphatase family protein, with product MTLSKIPLTSDEQAALRTCAHVMADAARDVILPLFRSGLVSDNKDVAGFDPVTEADRAAEQAMRAVLADLRPADGIFGEEFGISDGTSGLQWVLDPIDGTRGFISGTPTWGVLISVRDAQGPLYGIIDQPYIGERFEGGFGCAEMVGPLGPRALGTKTTTELANATILTTFPEVGTAQDGAGFHAVAKRCKLTRYGMDCYGYALLAAGQVDLVIEAGLSAYDIQAPIAVIKAAGGLVTDWRGCPAHEGGRALAAANEALHVQALAILAKF from the coding sequence ATGACCCTTTCGAAGATACCCCTGACGTCAGATGAACAGGCCGCGCTGCGGACTTGTGCCCATGTGATGGCTGACGCCGCACGTGATGTGATCCTGCCGCTGTTCCGGTCGGGTCTTGTGTCCGACAACAAGGACGTTGCTGGGTTTGACCCCGTCACAGAAGCTGATCGCGCCGCGGAGCAAGCCATGCGGGCAGTTTTGGCTGACCTGCGCCCGGCGGACGGAATTTTTGGCGAAGAATTCGGGATCAGTGACGGAACCAGCGGATTACAATGGGTGCTTGACCCGATTGACGGTACGCGCGGATTTATCAGTGGCACGCCGACGTGGGGTGTGCTGATTTCTGTGCGTGACGCACAGGGCCCACTCTATGGCATCATTGATCAACCTTACATCGGTGAGCGCTTTGAAGGCGGTTTTGGCTGTGCTGAAATGGTCGGCCCATTGGGACCGCGTGCCCTTGGAACCAAAACCACAACCGAATTGGCCAATGCGACGATCTTGACGACGTTTCCAGAGGTCGGCACTGCGCAAGATGGCGCTGGATTTCATGCTGTGGCGAAGCGCTGTAAGCTGACGCGATATGGCATGGACTGTTATGGCTATGCGTTGTTGGCCGCAGGTCAGGTTGATCTTGTCATCGAAGCAGGGCTGAGCGCGTATGATATTCAAGCGCCGATTGCTGTGATCAAGGCTGCAGGCGGACTTGTCACTGACTGGCGCGGCTGCCCAGCCCACGAGGGTGGGCGGGCTTTGGCGGCAGCAAACGAAGCATTGCATGTACAGGCATTGGCGATTTTGGCAAAGTTTTAG
- a CDS encoding N-acetylmuramoyl-L-alanine amidase produces MGLSPNCGPRRDGAVPDIIVLHYTAMPDWTAARDWLCNPDAEVSAHYIVSEQGDVVQLVAEDQRAWHAGAGSWGDVTDINSRSIGIELSNNGSSPFAVPLMDALEVLLPAIIDRWAIPASRVIAHSDLAPGRKIDPGARFDWARLVRSGLAVAATATRAVTCDADAFVRDARTIGYTADTDATTLLSAFRLRHRQGHVGPLDGWDCALTADLAARFPVAKFGRTS; encoded by the coding sequence TTGGGCTTGTCGCCCAATTGTGGGCCGCGCCGCGACGGGGCTGTCCCCGACATCATCGTTTTGCACTACACAGCGATGCCAGATTGGACCGCAGCGCGGGACTGGCTTTGCAATCCAGACGCCGAAGTGTCGGCCCATTATATCGTTTCAGAACAAGGCGATGTGGTTCAACTCGTCGCCGAGGATCAGCGCGCGTGGCATGCGGGCGCGGGGTCTTGGGGCGACGTCACGGATATTAATTCACGCTCCATCGGGATTGAACTTTCAAACAACGGATCATCGCCCTTTGCCGTACCGTTGATGGACGCGCTTGAGGTGTTGTTGCCTGCAATCATTGACCGTTGGGCGATCCCTGCGAGTCGCGTGATTGCGCATTCCGACCTCGCGCCGGGGCGCAAGATTGATCCCGGTGCACGGTTCGATTGGGCGCGATTGGTGCGGTCTGGCTTGGCGGTCGCTGCGACGGCAACTAGGGCCGTTACGTGCGACGCTGATGCGTTTGTGCGTGATGCCCGCACGATTGGCTACACTGCAGACACTGACGCCACGACACTGCTGTCGGCGTTTCGTCTGCGCCACAGACAGGGCCACGTTGGGCCGCTGGATGGGTGGGATTGTGCGCTGACGGCTGATCTGGCCGCGCGTTTTCCAGTTGCGAAGTTCGGGCGTACATCTTAG
- a CDS encoding IS630 family transposase (programmed frameshift) → MRRAAKRTKDGRVVRRLLAIALVLDGVDRETAARSSGMDRQTLRDWAHRFNAEGIEGLSDRNGKGAKPRLSPKQQAQFVAWVEAGPDPVKDGVVRWRCVDLQARVEEEFDVKLHVRTIGKYLTKHGFRRLSVRPEHPKTDREAQQTFKKNFTSLVNDTLPEHAKGKPLEVWFQDEARVGQQGTLTRKWAKRGTRPRAPRDIRFKWSYIFGAACPARGTAAGLVLPYVNAEAMGPHLDEIAKAVAPGSHALLIVDGAGWHGAKCLQVPDKITLVKLPPYSPELNPMENVWAYLRANKLAITVFDTYDEILDKCAQAWNFFANDPERISSITDREWARVT, encoded by the exons TTGCGCCGTGCGGCAAAGCGAACCAAGGATGGGCGGGTTGTACGGCGACTACTGGCCATAGCGCTGGTGCTTGATGGGGTGGATCGTGAAACGGCTGCCCGCAGCAGTGGTATGGATCGACAAACACTTCGAGATTGGGCGCATCGCTTTAACGCAGAAGGCATTGAGGGGTTATCGGATCGGAATGGCAAGGGGGCAAAACCACGGTTGTCGCCCAAGCAACAGGCGCAATTTGTGGCTTGGGTGGAGGCCGGGCCCGACCCAGTAAAAGATGGCGTAGTACGATGGCGTTGTGTCGACTTGCAGGCTCGTGTTGAAGAGGAGTTCGACGTGAAACTGCATGTGCGTACGATTGGGAAATATCTAACCAAGCATGGCTTTCGCCGCCTGTCTGTGCGTCCAGAGCATCCGAAAACTGATCGCGAAGCGCAGCAGACTTTTA AAAAAAACTTTACCAGCCTCGTAAACGATACTCTGCCAGAACATGCAAAGGGGAAGCCTCTTGAGGTATGGTTCCAAGATGAAGCCCGCGTTGGACAACAGGGGACACTCACCCGTAAATGGGCCAAGCGTGGAACTCGCCCGCGCGCACCCCGTGATATACGCTTCAAATGGAGTTATATCTTTGGTGCCGCTTGTCCCGCACGTGGTACCGCCGCAGGTCTCGTCCTGCCCTACGTCAACGCCGAGGCTATGGGGCCGCATCTTGATGAGATCGCAAAAGCTGTCGCACCCGGCTCACATGCCTTGCTGATTGTTGATGGGGCGGGGTGGCATGGCGCAAAATGTTTGCAGGTGCCAGATAAAATTACTCTCGTTAAGCTGCCACCGTATTCACCCGAACTGAACCCCATGGAAAACGTCTGGGCTTATCTGCGAGCCAATAAACTCGCAATCACAGTTTTCGACACCTATGACGAAATACTCGACAAATGTGCACAAGCTTGGAACTTCTTTGCGAACGACCCAGAGCGAATAAGTTCAATCACAGATCGAGAATGGGCAAGGGTCACTTAA
- a CDS encoding NADPH:quinone oxidoreductase family protein, whose product MRAFQVTSFDTPAALIDAPATPPAEGEVLLGIQACGLNFADLLMANGTYQDTPTPPFTLGMEVCGTVLALGAGVTTPALGARVAVFGGQGGLADQGVFPAALCREVPDTMTSEIAAGFQVAYGTSHLALTRRAKLQAGETLLVMGAAGGVGLTAVEIGKAMGATVIGVARGAAKMAVAKAAGADHVIDASEDITAAVRALGGADVVYDPVGGPSFKAALRATNREGRIVIIGFASGDIPQIPANHLLVKNITVIGFYWGGYLKFNPTALTDSMGELLDWYAQGRLKPHVSHVVPLDKAADALELLRSRKSPGKVVVAP is encoded by the coding sequence ATGCGCGCCTTCCAAGTCACCTCATTCGACACGCCAGCCGCCTTGATTGACGCACCAGCGACGCCACCCGCAGAAGGCGAGGTCCTGCTGGGCATCCAAGCTTGCGGACTTAACTTTGCGGACCTGTTGATGGCAAATGGCACCTATCAGGACACACCCACCCCACCATTCACCTTAGGAATGGAAGTTTGCGGCACGGTTCTGGCGCTTGGTGCTGGTGTGACGACCCCTGCACTTGGTGCGCGGGTCGCGGTGTTTGGCGGCCAAGGCGGGCTCGCCGATCAAGGTGTTTTTCCGGCCGCCCTGTGCCGCGAAGTCCCTGACACGATGACGTCCGAGATCGCCGCTGGGTTTCAAGTGGCATACGGCACGTCCCATCTTGCCCTGACCCGCCGCGCCAAGCTGCAGGCGGGGGAGACGCTGTTGGTTATGGGGGCGGCAGGTGGCGTTGGCCTGACGGCTGTGGAAATCGGCAAAGCCATGGGCGCGACTGTTATTGGTGTCGCGCGAGGAGCGGCAAAAATGGCCGTGGCCAAGGCCGCAGGTGCGGATCACGTGATCGACGCCAGCGAAGATATCACAGCTGCAGTGCGCGCCTTGGGTGGTGCCGATGTGGTTTATGACCCTGTGGGCGGTCCGTCCTTTAAGGCCGCACTCCGCGCAACCAACCGCGAAGGCCGGATCGTGATCATCGGCTTTGCAAGCGGCGACATCCCGCAAATTCCCGCAAATCACCTGCTGGTCAAGAATATTACGGTCATCGGGTTTTACTGGGGTGGCTATCTAAAATTCAATCCAACAGCGTTGACTGACAGCATGGGCGAATTGCTTGACTGGTACGCACAAGGTCGCCTTAAGCCCCATGTCAGCCACGTTGTACCACTCGATAAGGCGGCAGATGCGCTCGAGCTGCTGCGAAGTCGTAAAAGCCCCGGTAAGGTTGTCGTGGCGCCCTAA